One genomic window of Halorubrum hochsteinianum includes the following:
- a CDS encoding phytoene desaturase family protein — translation MDVVPDIDGVAGESIVVIGGGFGGLSTACYLADAGADVTVLEKNEQLGGRASRLEVDGFRFDMGPSWYLMPDVFERFFGHFGRTPDEFYELERLDPHYRVFWKDGDQVDVLPDREENREIFESYEPGAGEAFDAYLEESQRTYEIGMEHFVYEDRPRLRDYVDTDVLRYSWGLSLLGKMQGHVEDYFDHPKLQQLMQYTLVFLGGSPTNTPALYNLMSHVDYNMGVYYPEGGIGAVVDGIVELAEDLGVEFVTDAEVTGIEGRYGAFAVDTVNGDRYLADRVVSDADYAHTEQELLPERKRQYTEEYWESRTYAPSAFLLYLGVEGDVPNLEHHTLVLPTDWDGHFAQIFDDPEWPDDPAYYLCVPSKTDDTVAPEGHSNLFALVPIAPGLADTPEIRNRYRDLVIDDIAENTDTDLRGRVVVEETFSVDDFADRYNSYAGSALGLAHTLTQTSLLRPPHTSDAVDGLHFTGSTTTPGIGVPMCLISGQLTAEAMADDA, via the coding sequence ATGGACGTGGTCCCGGACATCGACGGCGTTGCCGGCGAGTCGATCGTCGTTATCGGCGGCGGCTTCGGCGGTCTCTCGACGGCCTGTTACCTCGCGGACGCCGGCGCGGACGTCACCGTGTTGGAGAAGAACGAGCAGCTCGGCGGCCGCGCCAGCCGGCTCGAAGTCGACGGGTTCCGGTTCGACATGGGGCCGTCGTGGTACCTGATGCCGGACGTCTTCGAGCGGTTCTTCGGCCACTTCGGCCGGACGCCCGACGAGTTCTACGAGTTAGAGCGGCTCGACCCGCACTACCGCGTGTTCTGGAAAGACGGCGATCAGGTGGACGTGCTGCCGGACCGCGAGGAGAACAGGGAGATCTTCGAGTCGTACGAGCCGGGTGCGGGCGAGGCGTTCGACGCGTACCTCGAGGAGTCCCAGCGCACCTACGAGATCGGGATGGAGCACTTCGTGTACGAGGACCGCCCCCGGCTGCGCGACTACGTCGACACCGACGTGTTGCGCTACTCGTGGGGGCTCTCGCTGCTCGGCAAGATGCAGGGCCACGTCGAGGACTACTTCGACCACCCGAAGCTCCAGCAGCTGATGCAGTACACGCTCGTGTTCCTCGGGGGGTCGCCGACGAACACGCCGGCGCTGTACAACCTGATGAGCCACGTCGACTACAACATGGGCGTCTACTACCCCGAGGGCGGGATCGGCGCGGTCGTCGACGGCATCGTCGAACTCGCCGAGGACCTCGGCGTCGAGTTCGTCACCGACGCCGAGGTGACCGGCATCGAGGGCCGCTACGGCGCGTTCGCGGTCGACACCGTGAACGGCGACCGGTACCTCGCCGACCGGGTCGTCTCCGACGCCGACTACGCGCACACCGAACAGGAGCTGCTGCCGGAGCGGAAGCGGCAGTACACGGAGGAGTACTGGGAGTCGCGGACGTACGCGCCATCCGCGTTCCTGCTGTACCTCGGCGTCGAGGGCGACGTGCCGAACCTCGAACACCACACGCTCGTCCTCCCGACCGACTGGGACGGGCACTTCGCGCAGATCTTCGACGACCCCGAGTGGCCCGACGACCCCGCCTACTACCTCTGTGTCCCCTCGAAGACCGACGACACGGTCGCGCCGGAGGGCCACAGCAACCTCTTCGCGCTGGTGCCGATCGCGCCCGGGCTCGCGGACACCCCGGAGATCCGTAACCGCTACCGCGACCTCGTGATCGACGACATCGCGGAGAACACCGACACCGACCTCCGCGGCCGCGTCGTCGTCGAGGAGACGTTCTCGGTCGACGACTTCGCGGACCGGTACAACAGCTACGCGGGCAGCGCGCTCGGGCTGGCGCACACGCTCACCCAGACCTCGCTGTTGCGCCCGCCGCACACCTCCGACGCGGTCGACGGGCTCCACTTCACGGGGTCGACGACGACGCCGGGGATCGGCGTCCCGATGTGTCTCATCAGCGGGCAGCTGACCGCGGAAGCGATGGCCGACGACGCGTGA
- a CDS encoding diadenylate cyclase codes for MSGLAIRYGDHERVCEVVDRLTYCAEGISVSFDGYEEPHVKGPGLYFAVIGDSDYGAYADPMGDNRWPRDDCASVFDEDAFAAAAESVSVEQDGGVVVAVDGEIESQMVRFRDLGTRDAETDLVDDVSYEPWMGSRHMSAIETSVRPEVVATVTLSEETGRVSVFRDGEADSAQREAIGGRWRVA; via the coding sequence ATGAGCGGGCTCGCAATCCGGTACGGCGACCACGAGCGCGTGTGCGAGGTCGTCGACCGGCTGACCTACTGCGCCGAGGGGATCAGCGTCTCCTTCGACGGGTACGAGGAGCCGCACGTGAAGGGGCCGGGGCTGTACTTCGCCGTCATCGGCGACAGCGACTACGGCGCGTACGCGGACCCGATGGGAGACAACCGCTGGCCGCGCGACGACTGCGCCTCCGTCTTCGACGAGGACGCGTTCGCGGCCGCCGCGGAGTCGGTGAGCGTCGAACAGGACGGCGGCGTCGTCGTCGCGGTCGACGGCGAGATCGAATCGCAGATGGTCCGGTTCCGCGATCTGGGCACCCGCGACGCGGAGACCGACCTCGTCGACGACGTGAGCTACGAGCCGTGGATGGGGTCGCGCCACATGAGCGCGATCGAGACCTCCGTCCGGCCGGAGGTCGTCGCGACGGTGACGCTGAGCGAGGAGACCGGCCGCGTCAGCGTCTTCCGCGACGGCGAGGCGGACAGCGCGCAGCGCGAGGCGATCGGCGGCCGCTGGCGGGTCGCGTAG
- a CDS encoding MBL fold metallo-hydrolase has product MELTVLGSGSAMPVPDRAQAGYLLDDGDRSLLVDCGSGVLQRLAGTDTGYEGVSTVLLTHHHLDHVAALLPLLKARWLAGEEHLEVVGPAGTKALVDGLLDVHDYLDGRIDLAVREVSASRPFAAGGFDVAARETRHSMDGFAYRFSPPSSDAPAGDGPLVLSGDTEAFAGMARFADGADCLVHDCSFPDDVDVSNHPRPTSLGEALAGADVGTLLLSHLYPHTGGREREMEDQVREAGFDGEVRTATDGLRVSL; this is encoded by the coding sequence ATGGAACTCACCGTGCTCGGGTCCGGCAGCGCGATGCCGGTCCCCGACCGCGCGCAGGCCGGGTACCTCCTCGACGACGGCGACCGGTCGTTGCTCGTCGACTGCGGCAGCGGCGTCCTCCAGCGGCTCGCCGGGACGGACACCGGCTACGAGGGCGTCTCGACGGTCCTGCTGACCCACCACCACCTCGACCACGTCGCCGCCCTGTTACCCCTCCTGAAGGCCCGCTGGCTAGCCGGCGAGGAGCACCTCGAAGTGGTCGGGCCCGCGGGCACGAAGGCGCTCGTCGACGGCCTGCTCGACGTCCACGACTACCTCGACGGTCGGATCGACCTGGCGGTCCGGGAGGTGTCGGCGTCGCGCCCGTTCGCCGCCGGCGGGTTCGACGTGGCCGCCCGCGAGACGCGTCACTCGATGGACGGGTTCGCGTACCGGTTCTCGCCGCCGAGCTCCGACGCGCCGGCCGGGGACGGTCCGCTCGTCCTCTCGGGCGACACCGAGGCGTTCGCGGGGATGGCGCGGTTCGCGGACGGGGCCGACTGCCTGGTCCACGACTGCTCGTTCCCGGACGACGTCGACGTGTCGAACCACCCGCGGCCGACGAGCCTCGGCGAGGCGCTCGCGGGGGCGGACGTGGGGACGCTCCTGCTCTCGCACCTCTACCCCCACACCGGCGGCCGCGAGCGCGAGATGGAAGACCAAGTCCGCGAGGCGGGCTTCGACGGCGAGGTGCGGACCGCGACCGACGGGCTCCGCGTGTCGCTGTGA
- a CDS encoding SDR family oxidoreductase — protein MDLTVAITGATSGIGRAVAEAFVDEGAFVAVSGRDGGAVDRTVAALNGDGGDEEGGETPNEGGDGDAERGTAWGDRVDVRDEFDLERFFERVAREAGPVDVVFANAGVFHGAPGERPTTEVTYADYDDTMRTNARGVFATISEAVPHLADDARVLVPSGAVAAESKPGMGAYAVSKAAAEAVARGFAADLSATVGVVDPGLVATDLTGKERARDPESVAPLFVWAATEAPAEDLNGGRIGLREWKTATR, from the coding sequence ATGGATCTGACGGTCGCGATCACCGGGGCAACGAGCGGGATCGGGCGGGCCGTCGCCGAGGCGTTCGTCGACGAAGGGGCGTTCGTCGCCGTCTCCGGACGCGACGGCGGGGCCGTCGATCGGACCGTCGCGGCGCTGAACGGCGACGGAGGCGACGAGGAGGGCGGCGAGACGCCGAACGAGGGGGGAGACGGCGACGCCGAGCGCGGGACCGCCTGGGGCGACCGCGTCGACGTGCGCGACGAGTTCGACCTCGAACGCTTCTTCGAGCGGGTCGCCCGCGAGGCCGGCCCGGTCGACGTGGTGTTCGCGAACGCCGGCGTGTTCCACGGCGCACCGGGCGAGCGCCCGACGACGGAGGTGACGTACGCCGACTACGACGACACGATGCGGACGAACGCGCGCGGCGTGTTCGCCACGATATCGGAGGCGGTCCCCCACCTCGCCGACGACGCGCGCGTCCTCGTCCCGTCGGGCGCGGTCGCGGCCGAGTCGAAACCGGGCATGGGCGCGTACGCCGTCTCGAAGGCGGCCGCGGAGGCCGTCGCGCGCGGCTTCGCCGCCGACCTCTCGGCGACGGTCGGGGTCGTCGACCCGGGCCTCGTCGCGACCGACCTCACCGGCAAGGAGCGCGCCCGCGACCCAGAGAGCGTCGCGCCGCTGTTCGTCTGGGCCGCCACGGAGGCCCCGGCCGAGGACCTGAACGGCGGCCGGATCGGCCTGCGGGAGTGGAAGACGGCGACGCGGTAG
- the thiM gene encoding hydroxyethylthiazole kinase has product MSDERDPLDAFDADLLRRTLAAVGETGPLVHHLTNAVTTSETANVTLHWGGLPVMADAPAEAGDMAAGADAVVINTGTASRPDVDAMVDAGQRANEADAPVVLDPVGYGATPHRVESIGRLLDAVAFDVIKGNAGEIRGLAGEEATVRGVESVGEESGVAAAAEALAAETGAVVVASGTADVVADPDGGAYELAVGHERMGSFVGSGCMLASTLGTVTALTRGADAPVASTAEAALVGTAAYGLAGERAAKKDPDGPASYRTAFMDAVAATAADPPETDVADRASKVRSEK; this is encoded by the coding sequence ATGTCTGACGAGCGCGACCCACTCGACGCGTTCGACGCGGACCTGCTCCGGCGGACGCTGGCCGCGGTCGGTGAGACCGGCCCGCTCGTCCACCACCTCACGAACGCCGTGACGACGAGCGAGACGGCAAACGTCACGCTCCACTGGGGCGGGCTCCCGGTGATGGCCGACGCGCCGGCCGAGGCCGGCGACATGGCTGCCGGAGCCGACGCCGTCGTCATAAACACCGGCACGGCGAGCCGGCCCGACGTCGACGCCATGGTCGACGCCGGGCAGCGGGCGAACGAGGCCGACGCCCCCGTCGTCCTCGACCCGGTCGGCTACGGCGCGACGCCGCACCGCGTCGAGTCGATCGGTCGGCTCCTTGACGCGGTCGCGTTCGACGTCATCAAGGGCAACGCCGGCGAGATCCGCGGGCTCGCGGGCGAGGAGGCGACGGTCAGGGGCGTCGAGTCCGTCGGCGAGGAGTCGGGCGTCGCGGCCGCCGCCGAGGCGCTGGCGGCCGAGACGGGGGCCGTCGTCGTCGCGTCCGGCACGGCGGACGTCGTCGCCGACCCCGACGGCGGCGCGTACGAACTCGCCGTCGGCCACGAGCGGATGGGGTCGTTCGTCGGCTCGGGCTGTATGCTCGCCAGCACGCTCGGGACGGTGACCGCGCTGACCCGGGGGGCGGACGCGCCGGTCGCGTCGACGGCGGAGGCGGCGCTCGTCGGCACGGCGGCGTACGGGCTGGCGGGCGAGCGCGCGGCCAAGAAGGACCCGGACGGACCGGCGAGCTACCGGACCGCGTTCATGGACGCGGTGGCGGCGACGGCGGCCGACCCGCCGGAGACGGACGTCGCCGACCGCGCGTCGAAGGTCCGCTCCGAGAAATAG
- a CDS encoding lamin tail domain-containing protein, translating into MRRRSVLIGLGATAAGGGAIATGAFDTATAERDATVALADDASSLLSLTPLDEEFAFVDDDGELALVFEEVEGGGTGFGSNTVYELGEVFQVSNQGTEDLGLFATVDDGNLGDASFDLTVGDDALGEDPTVELGVGESVAVGVEVDAGDDPTDGEVAITIGIGDGPIEDPGDGPGEAPTEFVDELVFDSTASLLAEDGYLPEEAIAVAAESTAGSTDADGNGDNTNYPDDAPLPLMAVDQDLPVVAFGFPFAQDDVQFGEYGNEEVLLNLLDEYADSDTVLWDEGHDQFYGLDSHSAFADYADENGYALEATTSLEDDLLGPASAIVITSPSAAFSDDEIGALSSFADAGGLIVLMDQSDYNDFDETGNLNALATGIGTQIRFNDNQVIDGESNAGSEFVPTTTALDTENYPGLFADREGLGLELDPSEEYEVEITSVADGDTADVEFPEGQVETVRILGIDTPETGSTEERLEEYEGIDDAPALKDKGDEATDYAESELEVGSTVTLSFDENEGLRGNFGRLLGFLELPDGGVYNANVIEEGWARVYDSGLGKHDEYWDLERAARDAGDGIWDISDQAGTDERRDDPVDELFFPEPVAVSGPEEPVASEAGETLVALDPDANVAALGGPLIEESFEGGEGGPGVEAYGVFPFLTNVIDRVGDATGPVIVDGGHGQFAADFAVSAEDAAYYLRYLEGQAPGDEAFIDLEGVVDLVTDPGPDLLDSDGNPAARALILSTPTEALSSTERTAVADFADAGGAVVLLGTAADADALGNFDPVVSELDADVAFTDTPVTDGENNLGDPANPTTTNFADGFDELFTPFTADDGGDGGSGGSLAFVEVNADAEGDDLEDPQENVVFENAGDDALDLTGYTVSDETTKEYSFPDGFTLPSGKQVTLYSGGGTDTDTELYWGRTGTAIWNNGGDTVSVTDSDGNVVVEHEY; encoded by the coding sequence ATGAGACGCCGCAGCGTCCTCATCGGACTCGGCGCGACCGCGGCCGGGGGCGGCGCGATCGCCACGGGCGCGTTCGACACGGCGACGGCGGAGCGGGACGCCACCGTCGCGCTCGCGGACGACGCGAGTTCCCTGCTCTCGCTGACCCCGCTCGACGAGGAGTTCGCGTTCGTCGACGACGACGGCGAACTCGCACTAGTCTTCGAGGAGGTCGAGGGCGGCGGGACCGGCTTCGGCTCGAACACGGTCTACGAGCTCGGCGAGGTGTTCCAGGTCAGCAACCAAGGGACCGAGGATCTCGGCCTGTTCGCGACCGTCGACGACGGGAATCTCGGCGACGCGAGTTTCGACCTGACCGTCGGCGACGATGCGCTCGGCGAGGACCCGACCGTCGAACTCGGCGTCGGCGAGTCGGTCGCGGTCGGCGTCGAGGTCGACGCCGGCGACGACCCGACCGACGGCGAGGTGGCGATCACCATCGGGATCGGCGACGGGCCGATCGAGGACCCCGGCGACGGGCCGGGCGAGGCACCAACGGAGTTCGTCGACGAACTCGTCTTCGACTCGACCGCGAGCCTGCTGGCGGAAGACGGCTACCTCCCGGAGGAGGCGATCGCGGTCGCGGCCGAGTCGACGGCGGGGTCGACCGACGCGGACGGGAACGGCGACAACACGAACTACCCGGACGACGCGCCGCTGCCGCTGATGGCGGTCGATCAGGACCTGCCGGTCGTCGCGTTCGGGTTCCCCTTCGCGCAGGACGACGTCCAGTTCGGCGAGTACGGCAACGAGGAGGTGCTGTTGAACCTCCTCGACGAGTACGCCGACTCCGACACCGTCCTCTGGGACGAGGGCCACGACCAGTTCTACGGACTGGACAGCCACTCGGCGTTCGCGGACTACGCCGACGAGAACGGCTACGCGCTGGAGGCGACGACGAGCCTCGAAGACGACCTCCTCGGTCCGGCGTCGGCGATCGTGATCACGTCGCCGTCGGCAGCGTTCTCCGACGACGAGATCGGCGCACTCTCGTCGTTCGCCGACGCTGGCGGGCTGATCGTGTTGATGGACCAGTCCGATTACAACGACTTCGACGAGACGGGCAACCTCAACGCGCTGGCGACCGGAATCGGGACGCAGATCCGGTTCAACGACAACCAGGTGATCGACGGCGAGAGCAACGCGGGCTCCGAGTTCGTCCCCACGACGACCGCGCTCGACACCGAGAACTACCCCGGGCTGTTCGCCGACCGCGAAGGGCTCGGGCTCGAACTCGACCCGAGCGAGGAGTACGAGGTCGAGATAACGAGCGTCGCCGACGGCGACACCGCCGACGTGGAGTTCCCAGAAGGACAGGTCGAGACGGTCCGGATCCTCGGCATCGACACGCCCGAGACGGGCAGCACGGAGGAGCGCCTCGAAGAGTACGAGGGGATCGACGACGCCCCGGCGCTCAAGGACAAGGGCGACGAGGCGACGGACTACGCCGAGAGCGAACTGGAAGTCGGCAGCACGGTCACCCTGTCCTTCGACGAGAACGAGGGGCTCCGCGGGAACTTCGGCCGCCTGCTCGGCTTCCTCGAACTCCCCGACGGGGGCGTCTACAACGCGAACGTCATCGAGGAGGGCTGGGCCCGCGTGTACGACTCCGGGCTCGGAAAGCACGACGAGTACTGGGACCTCGAACGCGCCGCCCGGGACGCCGGCGACGGCATCTGGGACATCTCCGATCAGGCGGGGACGGACGAGCGCCGCGACGACCCGGTCGACGAGCTCTTCTTCCCGGAGCCGGTCGCGGTGTCCGGCCCCGAGGAGCCCGTCGCGTCCGAGGCCGGCGAGACGCTCGTCGCGCTCGACCCCGACGCCAACGTCGCCGCGCTCGGCGGCCCGCTGATCGAGGAGTCCTTCGAGGGCGGCGAGGGCGGTCCCGGCGTCGAGGCGTACGGCGTCTTCCCGTTCCTGACGAACGTTATCGACCGCGTCGGGGACGCGACCGGCCCGGTGATCGTCGACGGCGGCCACGGGCAGTTCGCGGCCGACTTCGCCGTCTCCGCGGAGGACGCCGCGTACTACCTGCGCTACCTCGAAGGCCAAGCGCCCGGCGACGAGGCGTTCATCGACCTCGAAGGCGTCGTCGACCTCGTGACCGATCCCGGACCGGACCTGCTCGATTCGGACGGGAACCCCGCGGCCCGCGCGCTGATCCTCTCGACGCCGACGGAGGCGTTGAGTTCGACCGAACGGACCGCGGTGGCGGACTTCGCCGACGCGGGCGGGGCGGTCGTCCTCCTCGGCACCGCCGCGGACGCCGACGCGCTCGGAAACTTCGACCCGGTGGTGAGCGAGTTGGATGCCGACGTCGCGTTCACCGACACGCCGGTGACCGACGGGGAGAACAATCTCGGCGACCCCGCGAACCCAACGACGACTAACTTCGCCGACGGCTTCGACGAACTGTTCACGCCGTTCACCGCTGACGACGGCGGGGACGGCGGGTCCGGAGGGTCGCTGGCGTTCGTCGAAGTGAACGCGGACGCGGAGGGCGACGACCTCGAAGACCCGCAGGAGAACGTCGTCTTCGAGAACGCCGGCGACGACGCCCTCGATCTCACCGGCTACACCGTCTCGGACGAGACGACGAAGGAGTACTCGTTCCCGGACGGGTTCACGCTCCCGTCGGGCAAGCAGGTCACCCTGTACTCGGGCGGGGGGACCGACACCGATACGGAACTATACTGGGGCCGGACCGGAACGGCGATCTGGAACAACGGCGGCGACACGGTGTCCGTCACCGATTCGGACGGGAACGTCGTGGTCGAGCACGAGTACTGA
- the cruF gene encoding bisanhydrobacterioruberin hydratase: MTDSTATTGSGLDALRDRLPDTRREAEALLDRVVRENRFTIAVVFPLVGAIALVASAEGVVPEPYAFHPWFVLFGVIVMRSPLVVGVLPTVDRRALGWIGVLVAYTYLIEGVGVATGWPYGEFAYTVDLGPMLAGVPVALPVFFIPLVLNAYLLCLLLLGPRADSVWVRLATVIPVVVAMDVVLDPGAVSLGFWDFGGGAFYGVPLSNYAGWVLSAVVAVVTLDRAFAAAGIRERLRDCEFMLDDMVSFVILWGGINLWFGNLLPAAVAAAFGVGLVRADRFDTRLFTQWRR; this comes from the coding sequence GTGACCGACTCGACCGCGACGACCGGGTCGGGGCTCGACGCGCTCCGGGACCGGCTGCCCGACACGCGCCGCGAGGCGGAGGCCCTGCTCGACCGGGTCGTCCGCGAGAACCGCTTCACCATCGCGGTCGTGTTCCCGCTCGTCGGCGCGATCGCGCTCGTCGCCAGCGCAGAGGGAGTGGTGCCGGAGCCGTACGCCTTCCACCCGTGGTTCGTGCTGTTCGGCGTGATCGTGATGCGCTCGCCGCTCGTCGTGGGCGTGCTGCCGACCGTCGACCGCCGCGCGCTCGGCTGGATCGGCGTGCTGGTCGCGTACACTTACCTCATCGAGGGCGTCGGCGTCGCCACCGGCTGGCCGTACGGCGAGTTCGCGTACACGGTCGACCTCGGCCCGATGCTCGCGGGCGTGCCCGTCGCCCTGCCGGTCTTCTTCATCCCGCTCGTCTTGAACGCCTACCTGCTGTGTCTGCTGCTGCTCGGGCCGCGCGCCGACAGCGTGTGGGTCCGGCTGGCGACGGTGATCCCGGTGGTGGTCGCGATGGACGTCGTCTTGGACCCGGGCGCGGTGTCGCTCGGCTTCTGGGACTTCGGCGGCGGCGCGTTCTACGGCGTCCCGCTCTCGAACTACGCCGGGTGGGTGCTGTCCGCGGTCGTCGCGGTCGTCACGCTCGATCGGGCGTTCGCGGCGGCCGGAATTCGCGAGCGCCTCCGCGACTGCGAGTTCATGCTCGACGACATGGTGAGCTTCGTGATCCTCTGGGGGGGAATCAACCTCTGGTTCGGGAACCTCCTGCCCGCGGCGGTCGCGGCCGCCTTCGGCGTCGGACTGGTCCGCGCCGACCGGTTCGACACGCGGCTGTTCACGCAGTGGCGGCGGTAG
- the moaA gene encoding GTP 3',8-cyclase MoaA: MAGPLADDFGREVTGVRISLTDRCNFDCVYCHNEGLGDTRGPMEPSESEMSADDVVRFLEVVEGYGVDAVKFTGGEPMLRQDLEEIIERTPDSMEVSMTTNGTFLPGRAADLKAAGLDRVNVSQDALDPGDFAEVTKSGAYEKVLEGVKAAVDAGLDPVKLNMVVFTHTAGYVEEMVEHVADNEGLQLQLIQYMPELTGKPEWNVDIGRVHDWLAEKADRVEHREMHDRRRYFVGEDSDDDTGGMVEIVDPVENEDFCANCGRVRVTHEGYLKGCLNRNDDLRSMGEMTREEIAETFEEVVANRVPYYGEYLVEGEDGGYELNEKYLGTPPAAD; this comes from the coding sequence ATGGCCGGTCCACTCGCGGACGACTTCGGACGGGAGGTGACGGGGGTACGGATCTCGCTCACCGACCGCTGTAACTTCGACTGCGTCTACTGTCACAACGAGGGGTTAGGCGACACGCGCGGGCCGATGGAGCCGAGCGAGTCGGAGATGAGCGCCGACGACGTGGTCCGCTTCTTGGAGGTCGTCGAGGGGTACGGCGTCGACGCGGTGAAGTTCACCGGCGGCGAGCCGATGCTCCGACAGGACCTCGAAGAGATCATCGAGCGCACCCCCGACTCGATGGAGGTGTCGATGACGACGAACGGCACCTTCCTGCCCGGTCGCGCCGCGGACCTGAAGGCCGCCGGCCTCGACCGCGTCAACGTCTCCCAGGACGCGCTCGACCCCGGCGACTTCGCGGAGGTGACCAAGTCCGGCGCGTACGAGAAGGTCCTCGAAGGCGTGAAGGCCGCCGTCGACGCCGGGCTCGACCCCGTGAAGCTCAACATGGTCGTGTTCACGCACACCGCGGGCTACGTCGAGGAGATGGTCGAGCACGTCGCCGACAACGAGGGGCTCCAGCTCCAGCTCATCCAGTACATGCCGGAGCTGACCGGCAAGCCCGAGTGGAACGTCGACATCGGACGCGTCCACGACTGGCTCGCGGAGAAGGCGGACCGCGTCGAACACCGCGAGATGCACGACCGGAGGCGCTACTTCGTCGGCGAGGACAGCGACGACGACACCGGCGGGATGGTCGAGATCGTCGACCCCGTCGAGAACGAGGACTTCTGTGCGAACTGCGGCCGCGTCCGCGTCACCCACGAGGGCTACCTAAAGGGCTGTCTCAACCGCAACGACGACCTCCGGTCGATGGGCGAGATGACGCGGGAGGAAATCGCGGAGACGTTCGAGGAAGTGGTGGCTAATCGGGTGCCCTACTACGGCGAGTATCTGGTCGAGGGCGAGGACGGCGGCTACGAACTCAACGAGAAGTACCTCGGGACGCCGCCCGCGGCGGACTGA
- a CDS encoding prenyltransferase translates to MTEAVSDQHRSTTDDRAESAGGGGEGLRYLLVLSRPRFWLYLAGPVAVGVTYGIADVSELFTPVTVSLAAYFLLPANVFLYGVNDVFDADIDELNPKKEGREARWQGSGLVVAAVVAAGALGLATLAITPRVAWPYLLGFLVLAVGYSAPPARFKTTPFLDSLSNGLYALPGAAAYATVAGAHPPLAALAGAWLWTMGMHTFSAIPDIEPDRAAGIDTTATLLGEGRTYAYCFAAWTAAAGAFWLVDPRLGALLGVYPIFVAWVARSSVSVDRAYWWFPALNTVVGTLLSMGGLWRVYPLWEALP, encoded by the coding sequence GTGACCGAGGCCGTGAGCGACCAACACCGATCCACCACGGACGACCGCGCGGAGTCCGCCGGGGGCGGCGGCGAGGGGCTCCGCTACCTGCTGGTGTTGTCGCGGCCGCGCTTCTGGCTGTACCTCGCCGGACCGGTCGCGGTCGGGGTCACCTACGGGATCGCCGACGTGAGCGAACTGTTCACGCCCGTCACGGTCTCGCTCGCGGCGTACTTCCTCCTCCCCGCGAACGTGTTCCTCTACGGCGTCAACGACGTGTTCGACGCCGACATCGACGAACTGAACCCGAAGAAGGAGGGCCGCGAGGCCCGCTGGCAGGGGAGCGGGCTCGTCGTCGCCGCGGTCGTCGCCGCCGGCGCGCTGGGGCTGGCGACGCTCGCGATCACGCCACGCGTCGCGTGGCCGTACCTGCTCGGCTTCCTCGTCCTGGCGGTCGGGTACAGCGCGCCGCCGGCGCGCTTCAAGACGACGCCGTTCCTCGACTCGCTGTCGAACGGGCTGTACGCGCTCCCCGGCGCGGCGGCGTACGCGACGGTCGCGGGCGCGCACCCGCCGCTCGCGGCGCTCGCCGGCGCGTGGCTCTGGACGATGGGGATGCACACGTTCTCTGCGATCCCCGACATCGAGCCGGACCGAGCGGCGGGGATCGACACGACCGCGACGCTGCTCGGCGAGGGCCGCACGTACGCCTACTGCTTCGCGGCGTGGACCGCCGCGGCCGGGGCGTTCTGGCTCGTCGATCCGCGGCTCGGCGCGCTGCTCGGCGTTTACCCGATCTTCGTCGCGTGGGTCGCGCGCTCGTCCGTCTCGGTCGACCGGGCGTACTGGTGGTTCCCGGCGCTGAACACCGTCGTCGGCACGCTGCTGTCGATGGGCGGCCTCTGGCGGGTGTACCCGCTCTGGGAGGCGCTGCCGTGA
- a CDS encoding universal stress protein — protein MYDDILVPTDGSEAVDRALDHAIRLATNHDATVHALYVVDQRIAAANSGDLHDEVVADLESQGEDAVSAVAEAAAEAGLDAETHVAHGTPDTEIVAYAEENGIDVIVMSPEGKSPRERIRSLGSVSDRVADDASVPVFLIK, from the coding sequence ATGTACGACGACATTCTGGTGCCGACGGACGGGAGCGAGGCGGTCGACCGCGCGCTCGACCACGCGATCCGGCTGGCGACCAACCACGACGCGACGGTCCACGCGCTGTACGTCGTCGACCAGCGGATCGCGGCCGCCAACTCCGGCGACCTCCACGACGAGGTCGTCGCCGACCTCGAATCGCAGGGTGAAGACGCCGTAAGCGCGGTCGCGGAGGCGGCCGCCGAGGCCGGCCTCGACGCCGAGACCCACGTCGCGCACGGGACGCCCGACACCGAGATCGTCGCGTACGCCGAGGAGAACGGTATCGACGTGATCGTGATGAGCCCGGAGGGGAAGTCGCCGCGCGAGCGGATCCGGTCGCTCGGCAGCGTCTCCGACCGCGTCGCCGACGACGCGTCGGTTCCGGTGTTCCTGATCAAGTAG